Proteins encoded together in one Streptomyces sp. B1I3 window:
- a CDS encoding MFS transporter, protein MPSPYRAIFAVPGTLGFSAAGLLGRMPLSMMGIGVVTMVSQMTGRYGLAGALSATLAMAAAVMGPQVSRLVDRYGQRRVLRPVTLFSAAAVAGLLVCAQQRLPDWTLFVFAAGAGSVPSMGSMVRARWAEIYRGSARQLHTAYSWESIVDEVCFIFGPIVSIGLSTAWFPEAGPLLAAVFLVTGVLWLTAQRATEPRPHPQAHHSGGSALRSPGLQVLVITFVATGAIFGAVDVVTVAFAEERGHKAAASLVLAVYALGSCLAGAVFGLLHLRGKPSTRWLVGVCAMAVSMIPLQLAGSLPFLAVALFVAGLAIAPTMVTTMALVERHVPRTRLTEGMTWTGTGLAVGVALGSSAAGWVVDAAGAGAGYAVPVVAGALAAAVALLGHRRLAEPVPTGGRGEDDRHLRTDDDEHVA, encoded by the coding sequence TTGCCCAGCCCCTACCGTGCCATCTTCGCCGTCCCGGGGACCCTGGGGTTCTCGGCCGCGGGACTCCTCGGCCGGATGCCGCTGTCGATGATGGGCATCGGCGTGGTGACGATGGTGTCCCAGATGACCGGCCGCTACGGGCTCGCAGGGGCGCTCTCCGCGACGCTCGCCATGGCGGCGGCCGTCATGGGGCCGCAGGTCTCCCGGCTGGTCGACCGGTACGGACAGCGCCGGGTGCTGCGCCCGGTCACCCTGTTCTCCGCCGCAGCGGTCGCCGGGCTCCTGGTCTGCGCCCAGCAGCGGCTGCCGGACTGGACCCTGTTCGTCTTCGCGGCCGGCGCGGGCTCCGTGCCCAGCATGGGTTCGATGGTGCGGGCCCGCTGGGCGGAGATCTACCGGGGCTCCGCCCGTCAGCTGCACACCGCGTACTCGTGGGAGTCGATCGTCGACGAGGTGTGCTTCATCTTCGGGCCGATCGTCTCCATCGGCCTGTCGACCGCCTGGTTCCCGGAGGCCGGGCCGCTGCTCGCCGCGGTCTTCCTGGTGACCGGCGTCCTCTGGCTGACGGCCCAGCGCGCCACCGAGCCGAGACCGCATCCCCAGGCGCACCACTCGGGCGGTTCGGCGCTGCGCTCGCCCGGCCTCCAGGTGCTCGTGATCACCTTCGTCGCGACCGGTGCGATCTTCGGTGCGGTCGACGTGGTGACGGTGGCATTCGCGGAGGAGCGCGGCCACAAGGCGGCGGCCAGTCTCGTCCTGGCGGTCTACGCTCTGGGGTCGTGTCTGGCCGGAGCGGTCTTCGGCCTGCTGCACCTGCGGGGGAAGCCGTCCACCCGGTGGCTGGTGGGCGTGTGCGCGATGGCCGTGAGTATGATCCCCCTCCAACTGGCCGGGAGCCTGCCGTTCCTGGCCGTGGCGCTCTTTGTCGCGGGCCTCGCCATCGCACCCACGATGGTCACCACCATGGCTCTCGTCGAACGGCACGTACCGCGCACCCGGCTGACCGAGGGCATGACCTGGACCGGTACCGGACTCGCGGTCGGAGTGGCGCTCGGCTCCTCCGCCGCGGGCTGGGTGGTCGACGCCGCCGGGGCAGGGGCGGGGTACGCGGTGCCCGTCGTGGCGGGGGCGCTCGCGGCCGCGGTGGCGCTCCTGGGGCATCGCCGGCTCGCCGAGCCGGTTCCTACGGGAGGGCGCGGGGAAGATGACCGACACCTACGCACGGACGACGACGAGCACGTGGCGTAA
- a CDS encoding D-arabinono-1,4-lactone oxidase translates to MTDTYARTTTSTWRNWAGNVTARPVRAVAPASVDELAEVLRRASEDGLRVKPVGTGHSFTATAATDGVLVRPDLLAGVRNIDRTAMTVTVGAGTPLKRLNTALAREGLSLTNMGDIMEQTVAGAVSTGTHGTGRESASISAQIRALEMVTADGTVLRCSPAEHPDVFAAARTGLGALGVITAVTFAVEPVFLLRAREEPMTFDRVTADFQQLVTENEHFEFYWFPHTGNCNTKRNNRSAGPAAPPGRISGWIEDELLSNGIFQVACSVGRAMPGTIPTLARISSRALSARTYTDLPYKVFTSPRRVRFVEMEYALPREAAVEALREVRAMVERSPLRVGFPVEVRTAPADDITLSTASGRESAYIAVHLYRGTPYQAYFTAVERIMTGYAGRPHWGKIHTRDAGYLAAAYPRFGEFTTLRDRLDPGRLFGNDYLRRVLGD, encoded by the coding sequence ATGACCGACACCTACGCACGGACGACGACGAGCACGTGGCGTAACTGGGCGGGCAACGTCACCGCCCGGCCGGTGCGGGCCGTGGCGCCCGCCTCCGTCGACGAACTGGCCGAGGTGCTGCGCAGGGCGTCCGAGGACGGTCTGCGGGTCAAGCCCGTCGGCACCGGGCACTCGTTCACGGCGACGGCGGCCACCGACGGGGTCCTCGTACGCCCGGACCTGCTGGCCGGTGTCCGGAACATCGACCGGACGGCGATGACCGTGACGGTGGGGGCCGGCACCCCGCTGAAGCGGCTGAACACCGCCCTCGCCCGTGAGGGACTGTCGCTGACCAACATGGGCGACATCATGGAGCAGACGGTCGCCGGGGCCGTCTCCACCGGCACCCACGGCACCGGCCGCGAGTCGGCGTCGATATCCGCGCAGATACGGGCGCTGGAGATGGTCACCGCGGACGGCACGGTCCTGCGCTGTTCGCCGGCCGAGCACCCGGACGTCTTCGCGGCCGCCCGGACAGGGCTCGGAGCGCTCGGGGTGATCACCGCGGTCACGTTCGCGGTGGAACCGGTCTTCCTGCTGCGGGCGCGTGAGGAACCGATGACCTTCGACCGGGTCACGGCCGACTTCCAGCAGCTCGTCACCGAGAACGAGCACTTCGAGTTCTACTGGTTCCCTCACACCGGCAACTGCAACACCAAACGCAACAACCGCAGCGCGGGCCCCGCCGCTCCGCCCGGAAGGATCAGCGGCTGGATCGAGGACGAGCTCCTCTCCAACGGGATCTTCCAGGTCGCCTGTTCGGTCGGCCGTGCGATGCCGGGGACCATCCCCACCCTCGCGCGGATCTCCAGTCGCGCCCTGTCGGCCCGTACGTACACGGACCTCCCGTACAAGGTCTTCACCAGCCCCCGGCGGGTGCGCTTCGTCGAGATGGAGTACGCCCTCCCGCGCGAGGCCGCGGTCGAGGCCCTGCGCGAGGTAAGGGCCATGGTCGAGCGCTCACCCCTGCGCGTCGGCTTCCCGGTGGAGGTCCGCACGGCGCCCGCGGACGACATCACGCTCTCCACGGCCTCGGGCCGGGAAAGCGCGTACATCGCGGTGCACTTGTACAGGGGCACCCCGTACCAGGCGTACTTCACGGCCGTCGAGCGGATCATGACCGGCTACGCCGGACGCCCGCACTGGGGCAAGATCCACACCCGGGACGCCGGCTACCTGGCCGCGGCGTACCCGCGGTTCGGCGAGTTCACCACCCTGCGGGACCGGCTCGACCCCGGACGGCTGTTCGGCAACGACTATCTGCGCCGGGTACTCGGCGACTGA